Proteins encoded in a region of the Lepisosteus oculatus isolate fLepOcu1 chromosome 23, fLepOcu1.hap2, whole genome shotgun sequence genome:
- the LOC138224732 gene encoding histone H4, whose protein sequence is MSGRGKGGKGLGKGGAKRHRKVLRDNIQGITKPAIRRLARRGGVKRISGLIYEETRGVLKVFLENVIRDAVTYTEHAKRKTVTAMDVVYALKRQGRTLYGFGG, encoded by the coding sequence ATGTCTGGAAGAGGCAAAGGCGGAAAGGGACTCGGGAAAGGAGGCGCTAAGCGTCACCGCAAGGTTCTCCGCGACAACATCCAGGGAATCACCAAGCCCGCCATCCGCCGCCTGGCTCGCCGTGGGGGAGTGAAGCGGATCTCCGGGCTGATCTACGAGGAAACCCGCggggtgctgaaggtgttcctggagaacgTCATCCGCGACGCCGTCACCTACACCGAGCACGCCAAGAGGAAGACCGTCACCGCCATGGACGTGGTGTACGCGCTGAAGCGCCAGGGCCGCACCCTGTACGGCTTCGGCGGCTAA
- the LOC138224672 gene encoding histone H3 — protein MARTKQTARKSTGGKAPRKQLATKAARKSAPATGGVKKPHRYRPGTVALREIRRYQKSTELLIRKLPFQRLVREIAQDFKTDLRFQSSAVMALQEASEAYLVGLFEDTNLCAIHAKRVTIMPKDIQLARRIRGERA, from the coding sequence ATGGCGAGAACCAAGCAGACCGCTCGCAAATCCACCGGCGGCAAGGCGCCCAGGAAGCAGCTGGCCACCAAGGCTGCCCGAAAGAGCGCCCCCGCCACCGGCGGCGTGAAGAAGCCCCACCGCTACAGGCCCGGCACCGTGGCTCTGCGGGAGATCCGCCGCTACCAGAAGTCCACCGAGCTGCTGATCCGCAAGCTGCCCTTCCAGCGCCTGGTGAGAGAGATCGCCCAGGACTTCAAGACCGACCTGCGCTTCCAGAGCTCCGCCGTCATGGCTCTGCAGGAGGCCAGCGAGGCTTACCTGGTGGGGCTCTTCGAGGACACCAACCTGTGCGCCATCCACGCCAAGAGGGTGACCATCATGCCCAAAGACATCCAGCTGGCCCGCCGCATCCGCGGGGAGCGCGCTTAG
- the LOC138224629 gene encoding histone H1-like, with protein sequence MAEEVAPAPAAAPAKAPKKKSAAKPKKAGPSVGELILQAVSASKERSGVSLAALKKSLAAGGYDVEKNNSRVKLAIKSLVTKGTLVQTKGTGASGSFKLNKKQAETKTKPVKKAAAAKAKKPAAKKPAAAKKPAAAKKSPKKAATKKPAAAKKSPKKAAKPAAAKKATKSPKKAKKPAAPKKAKSPKKAKAAKPKVAKSKTAKAKKAAPKKK encoded by the coding sequence ATGGCAGAAGAAGTCGCtccggcccccgccgccgcgcCGGCCAAGGCGCCCAAGAAGAAGAGCGCCGCCAAGCCCAAGAAAGCGGGCCCCAGCGTGGGAGAGCTCATCCTGCAGGCCGTGTCCGCCTCCAAGGAGCGGAGCGGCGTGTCCCTGGCCGCCCTGAAGAAGTCCCTGGCGGCCGGCGGCTACGACGTGGAGAAGAATAACTCCCGCGTCAAGCTGGCCATCAAGAGCCTGGTGACCAAGGGCACCCTGGTGCAGACCAAGGGCACCGGCGCCTCGGGCTCCTTCAAGCTCAACAAGAAGCAGGCGGAGACCAAGACCAAGCCCGTGAAGAAAGCCGCCGCCGCCAAAGCCAAGAAGCCGGCGGCCAAGAAACCCGCAGCGGCTAAGAAGCCAGCGGCCGCCAAGAAGTCGCCCAAGAAGGCGGCGACCAAGAAGCCAGCGGCCGCCAAGAAGTCGCCCAAGAAAGCCGCGAAGCCCGCAGCGGCCAAGAAGGCGACCAAGAGCCCCAAGAAGGCCAAGAAGCCAGCGGCGCCTAAGAAGGCGAAGAGCCCGAAGAAAGCCAAGGCAGCGAAGCCCAAGGTGGCCAAATCCAAGACGGCCAAAGCTAAGAAAGCGGCTCCCAAGAAGAAGTGA